One stretch of Zingiber officinale cultivar Zhangliang chromosome 6B, Zo_v1.1, whole genome shotgun sequence DNA includes these proteins:
- the LOC121989647 gene encoding G-type lectin S-receptor-like serine/threonine-protein kinase B120, whose product MTPAWLLSLAIIFLSPLISQAADTINPGEFLRDVDRLISPGSIFELGFFSPGQSSHRYVGIWYHDFSTDTVLWVANRREPVLDHGGAFGIAADGNLVVLDAANRTLWSSGGATLPFNNSMVQLTDSGNLVLNNSGSVRWQSFDHPSDTYMPGMKVGLDLITRENQNMTSWKSENDPAPGNFSLSMDPRGSTQIFMWDGDRPRWRSGLWNSQIFIGIKNMVPQYIYGFKLNNFVQEHRMYFYYDQFNSSHRYVLSWDGLVKHMIWRNDTSEWLLYWSQPTTPCDIYNKCGKNAGCTDEASPICSCLAGFQPASGDEWDAGNWSSGCVRKTALGCSAAGSGGDGFTRLRSIKLPDTSDWFPDLLDTSSCPDKCLRNCSCTAYAYVTGIGCLIWGVDLLDIQMFSGDGGEDLFLRLAGSELTTSKTRTQTIIIAVIVVLVVSIFSGSLFFLWKRRRRIQEQVSTYSSFGGAASVSDSIRIDEERNEEELSELQLWTFDSVLFATKGFSDSELIGEGGFGPVYKGTSFDGQELAVKRLSRSSGQGIEEFKNEVKLISKLQHRNLVRLLGCCIHEQERILIYEYMPNKSLDAFLFDSTKRTLLDWNTRYNIVEGIARGLVYLHRDSRLRIIHRDLKASNILLDKEMNPKISDFGMARIFGNDDETSTKRVVGTFGYMAPEYAMQGYFSTKSDVYSFGVLVLEILSGKRNNSYRHPEWGLNLITLAWKLWNEGRAMEFIDPVIKESANSASLKSSVTKCLNLALLCLQDHPNDRPSMAAVVVMLESETVVPTPPRPPTFATDRSFSETEESSTVELKAISSASVSITMLTGR is encoded by the exons TcgaccatggaggcgccttcggcaTCGCCGCCGACGGCAACCTCGTCGTCCTCGACGCCGCCAACCGCACCCTCTGGTCCTCCGGCGGCGCCACCCTGCCTTTCAACAACTCCATGGTCCAGCTGACGGATTCCGGCAACTTGGTCCTCAATAACTCCGGCAGCGTCCGGTGGCAGAGCTTCGACCATCCGAGCGACACGTACATGCCGGGGATGAAGGTGGGCCTCGATCTCATAACGAGGGAGAACCAAAACATGACCTCTTGGAAGAGCGAGAACGACCCGGCGCCGGGGAACTTCTCGCTGAGCATGGACCCGCGGGGGTCGACGCAGATATTCATGTGGGACGGAGACCGGCCGCGGTGGCGCTCCGGGCTGTGGAACTCACAGATCTTCATCGGGATAAAGAACATGGTGCCGCAGTACATCTACGGCTTCAAGCTCAACAACTTCGTCCAGGAGCACAGAATGTACTTCTACTACGACCAGTTCAACAGCTCCCACCGCTACGTCCTCTCCTGGGACGGCCTCGTGAAGCACATGATCTGGAGGAATGACACCAGCGAGTGGTTACTGTATTGGTCGCAGCCGACGACGCCGTGCGACATCTACAACAAGTGCGGCAAGAACGCGGGTTGCACCGACGAGGCCTCTCCCATCTGCAGTTGCCTCGCAGGGTTCCAGCCGGCCTCCGGCGACGAGTGGGACGCCGGCAATTGGTCGAGTGGCTGCGTGAGGAAGACGGCGCTAGGTTGCTCCGCCGCCGGAAGCGGCGGAGATGGGTTTACCCGACTCAGGAGTATAAAATTGCCGGACACCTCGGACTGGTTCCCTGACCTTCTGGACACCTCTTCATGCCCCGACAAGTGTTTGAGGAATTGCTCCTGCACGGCCTATGCCTACGTGACCGGCATCGGGTGCTTGATCTGGGGGGTGGACTTGTTGGACATCCAAATGTTTTCCGGCGACGGCGGAGAGGACTTGTTTCTCCGACTCGCCGGATCGGAACTCA CAACCAGCAAAACAAGAACTCAGACAATAATCATAGCGGTGATCGTCGTATTAGTGGTTTCGATTTTCTCGGGATCCCTCTTCTTTCTATGGAAGCGCAGGAGGAGAATTCAAG AACAAGTATCAACGTATTCGAGCTTCGGCGGAGCTGCGAGTGTCTCAGACTCGATCAGAATCGACGAGGAGAGAAACGAGGAGGAGTTGTCTGAGTTACAATTGTGGACTTTCGACTCTGTCCTGTTCGCCACCAAGGGATTCTCAGACTCTGAACTGATCGGTGAAGGAGGTTTCGGCCCTGTTTATAAG GGAACAAGTTTCGATGGCCAAGAACTAGCAGTAAAAAGGCTTTCTAGGAGCTCAGGACAGGGGATCGAGGAATTCAAGAACGAGGTGAAGCTGATCTCCAAGCTTCAGCACAGGAACCTTGTTAGGCTCTTGGGTTGTTGCATTCATGAGCAGGAGAGGATACTCATCTATGAATACATGCCCAACAAAAGCCTAGATGCTTTCCTGTTTG ACTCGACGAAGAGAACCCTTCTGGATTGGAACACAAGGTACAACATCGTCGAAGGGATTGCCCGGGGGCTAGTGTACCTCCACAGGGACTCAAGGCTACGAATCATTCATCGCGATCTGAAAGCTAGTAATATCTTGCTTGACAAAGAGATGAATCCTAAGATATCAGATTTTGGCATGGCGAGGATATTCGGAAACGACGATGAGACTAGCACAAAGCGAGTGGTCGGAACATT TGGTTACATGGCTCCTGAATACGCGATGCAAGGCTATTTCTCGACGAAATCTGATGTCTATAGTTTCGGAGTTTTAGTACTGGAGATTCTCAGTGGAAAAAGAAACAACTCATATCGTCATCCAGAATGGGGCTTAAACCTCATAACATTA GCCTGGAAGCTTTGGAATGAAGGAAGAGCGATGGAATTCATCGACCCTGTCATCAAGGAATCAGCTAACTCGGCTTCTCTCAAATCATCGGTGACCAAATGCTTGAACCTAGCACTTCTATGCCTGCAAGATCACCCGAATGACCGACCGAGCATGGCAGCAGTCGTGGTAATGCTGGAGAGTGAGACTGTGGTTCCTACACCCCCGAGACCGCCAACGTTCGCCACGGATAGAAGCTTCAGTGAGACTGAGGAGTCATCGACCGTAGAGCTGAAGGCCATATCATCAGCAAGCGTTTCAATCACTATGCTCACAGGAAGATAG
- the LOC121989649 gene encoding uncharacterized protein LOC121989649, which yields MAKASPFLARPAFLPLLILLALVSGGGADAGGSLRGLLRSYGLPAGLLPKAVDSFDLDAASGLLEVRLRGACYARYGGGGGDLAYFDSVVSGNLSYGALGEVVGWSQEELFLWFPVKGILVDDPASGVILFDIGMAHKQLSASVFEDPPDCQPDAEAISSEKS from the exons ATGGCAAAGGCGTCGCCTTTCCTCGCGCGTCCGGCTTTTCTGCCTCTATTGATCCTGCTCGCTCTTGTTTCCGGCGGCGGCGCCGACGCCGGTGGGTCCTTGCGCGGCCTGCTCCGCAGCTACGGCCTCCCCGCCGGGCTCCTCCCCAAGGCTGTCGATTCCTTCGACCTGGACGCTGCCTCTGGCCTCCTCGAGGTCCGGCTCCGCGGCGCCTGCTACGCACgctacggcggcggcggcggagaccTCGCCTACTTCGACAGCGTGGTGAGCGGCAACCTCAGCTACGGCGCGCTCGGGGAAGTCGTCGGGTGGTCGCAGGAGGAGCTCTTCCTGTGGTTCCCGGTGAAGGGCATCCTCGTCGACGATCCCGCCTCCGGCGTCATCCTCTTCGACATCGGCATGGCCCACAAGCAGCTTTCCGCGTCGGTCTTCGAGGATCCGCCGGACTGCCAGCCGGACGCCGAGGCGATCTCGTCGGAGAAG AGCTAG